A genomic segment from Amygdalobacter nucleatus encodes:
- the pfkA gene encoding 6-phosphofructokinase: MSGLLTDLHRHHHVFGDTPNKEIRTIGVLTSGGDAPGMNACIRAVVRAGCYYGYRMVGINRGYHGLLRGEVNELDARKVSGILSRGGTFLMTARSKTFPTEEGINSAARMAKVFGIDALVVIGGDGSFRGAQKLSHVGLPVIGIPGTIDNDVASTEYTIGYDTAMNTAMECIDRIRDTASSHERCSVIEVMGREAGYLALNVGLSCGAEVILLPEIPTDFDRDVIKVILECRNLGKNHFVVVVAEGVGNSVQIAKQIEEVTGIESRATILGHLQRGGSPTIRDRQTACFMGMKAIECINAGRLNRIIAEQGGKCVDLDIDEALSMNKSIARDEILDAKIIAF; encoded by the coding sequence ATGTCTGGGTTGCTGACGGATTTACATCGTCATCATCATGTGTTTGGTGACACACCGAACAAAGAGATTCGGACAATTGGCGTTTTAACTTCTGGCGGCGATGCTCCTGGTATGAATGCTTGTATTCGTGCTGTTGTGCGTGCTGGTTGTTACTATGGTTATCGCATGGTAGGTATCAATCGTGGCTATCACGGCTTATTACGTGGTGAAGTTAATGAATTAGATGCCCGTAAAGTATCTGGCATTTTGTCCAGGGGTGGTACTTTCTTAATGACTGCTCGTTCCAAGACTTTCCCAACTGAAGAAGGGATCAATTCTGCTGCTAGAATGGCCAAAGTTTTTGGTATTGATGCTCTAGTAGTTATCGGTGGCGATGGTTCTTTCCGTGGCGCTCAGAAGTTATCACATGTTGGTTTGCCAGTGATTGGTATCCCAGGCACAATCGATAATGACGTAGCTTCCACTGAATATACAATTGGTTATGATACAGCTATGAATACAGCTATGGAGTGTATCGACCGTATTCGTGATACAGCTTCATCACATGAACGTTGCTCAGTTATTGAAGTTATGGGCCGTGAAGCTGGTTACTTGGCTTTGAATGTTGGTTTGAGCTGTGGTGCTGAGGTCATTCTTTTGCCAGAAATTCCAACTGACTTTGATCGTGATGTTATCAAGGTGATTTTGGAGTGCCGCAACTTAGGTAAGAATCACTTTGTCGTTGTAGTTGCTGAAGGTGTTGGTAACTCTGTTCAGATTGCTAAGCAGATTGAAGAAGTTACTGGTATTGAGTCAAGAGCAACTATCTTAGGTCACTTGCAACGTGGTGGTTCACCAACTATTCGTGATAGACAGACAGCTTGCTTTATGGGTATGAAAGCTATCGAGTGCATCAACGCCGGCCGCTTGAATCGTATCATAGCTGAACAAGGCGGTAAGTGCGTTGATCTTGATATTGATGAAGCCTTGAGCATGAATAAATCAATTGCTCGTGATGAGATCCTTGATGCTAAGATCATTGCATTCTAA
- a CDS encoding endonuclease MutS2, protein MLISEHDLSILEFPKILAKLATYCHYPENEQFALKIRPFADLDKANFEQRLTEAALELTKMWGEAPLYGLTVLNPYLKRVSLDASLNCAELAQISTFLRAINRLHAYIQPAIAEDEDFKQLIPPFQAYLADSKQAYQCAEFLNLDTKYNAVLLLLACLPEQPDLLKELERCIMDDNNLQDNASSELAKIRQRIKEQENKVRQSLEQLIKSNNSALQDNVITQRNNRFVVPVKASFKQQVPGLVHDSSASAQTLFIEPLAVVELNNEIRELELAEAKEIAKILFRLSQLVKAVSPELKLASNLLKIIDFSFAKAKLAKSMQANATFFVEGQSLHLIKARHPLLDVENIVPLDLTLQADIEQLLITGPNTGGKTVCLKTVALLQVMAQSGLAIPAQAESKLPFYKHIFVDIGDEQSVKLNLSTFSGHMRKVVHILEVADSSSLVVLDELGSGTDPMEGAALARAIMEMLLQRHVMTLASTHYRELKIYALDTPHVLNAACEFDTVTMQPTYHLLLGAVGVSNAFTIAKNLGLDKDVISLAQTYLSNEEQNFDQALSKIEAEGRQTRQLQVELDTKLRDLAVDKAQAERERNKLQEQRSKLKADLLQENQRTYKQKLSEVDSLLAELKELLQTCQREKVASHKNSLKDAVDLASLLKQEVKGDLSKLQGKIHDQTLHKLFQADEKSDQVLQNVNEVELGAYYLAPKLSLQGQALAVDAHKKQVTLKHKNMQVNVPVQGLIKINKLVETEVDPAADLKVKYRLPKGKAGANNENYRKLQANSAKNLPLELNLIGQRYNEAEMALEQYVDQAVLGAAKTIRVVHGKGSGILRKMVENFAKQDKRVESYRLGELGEGDTGVTIISLR, encoded by the coding sequence GTGTTAATCAGTGAACATGATTTATCAATTTTGGAATTTCCCAAAATCTTAGCAAAATTAGCTACTTATTGTCACTATCCAGAAAATGAACAATTTGCTTTGAAAATTCGCCCGTTTGCCGATTTAGACAAGGCGAATTTCGAGCAACGCTTAACTGAAGCGGCGCTGGAGCTGACCAAAATGTGGGGCGAAGCGCCGCTTTATGGTTTAACTGTTCTGAATCCTTATTTGAAGCGCGTAAGTCTTGATGCTAGCTTGAATTGCGCTGAATTGGCGCAAATTTCTACTTTTTTAAGAGCTATAAATCGCTTACATGCCTATATCCAGCCAGCGATAGCTGAGGATGAGGATTTTAAGCAGTTAATTCCACCTTTTCAAGCCTATTTAGCCGATAGCAAGCAGGCTTATCAATGTGCTGAATTCCTAAATTTAGATACTAAATATAATGCAGTTTTGCTACTTTTAGCCTGTTTACCAGAACAGCCTGATTTGTTGAAAGAATTAGAGCGCTGTATCATGGATGACAATAATTTGCAGGACAATGCTAGTTCAGAATTAGCCAAAATTCGGCAAAGGATCAAAGAGCAGGAAAATAAGGTCAGACAGAGCTTAGAACAATTAATTAAGAGCAACAATAGTGCTTTGCAGGATAATGTCATTACCCAGCGTAACAATCGCTTTGTTGTGCCAGTTAAAGCCAGCTTTAAGCAGCAAGTTCCAGGCCTAGTGCATGATAGTTCAGCTAGTGCTCAGACTCTGTTCATCGAGCCTTTAGCAGTTGTTGAATTGAATAATGAAATTCGCGAATTAGAATTGGCTGAGGCTAAGGAGATTGCCAAGATTCTGTTCAGATTGAGTCAACTCGTGAAGGCTGTCTCGCCTGAACTCAAGTTAGCTAGCAATCTTTTGAAAATTATCGACTTTAGTTTTGCTAAGGCCAAATTAGCTAAGTCAATGCAAGCTAATGCTACTTTCTTTGTTGAAGGTCAAAGCTTACATTTAATTAAGGCGCGGCATCCTTTGTTAGATGTTGAGAATATAGTGCCATTAGATTTGACATTGCAAGCTGATATTGAACAGCTTTTGATCACTGGCCCTAATACAGGTGGTAAAACAGTTTGCCTTAAAACAGTTGCCTTGTTGCAAGTCATGGCCCAAAGTGGTCTAGCTATTCCAGCGCAAGCTGAGTCCAAATTGCCTTTTTATAAGCATATTTTTGTAGATATTGGTGATGAGCAATCAGTCAAACTTAATTTATCAACTTTTTCTGGGCATATGCGCAAGGTGGTGCATATTTTAGAAGTGGCTGATAGTTCGAGTTTAGTTGTCTTAGATGAACTTGGCTCTGGTACTGATCCTATGGAAGGTGCGGCATTAGCTAGGGCTATCATGGAAATGCTATTACAGCGCCACGTTATGACTTTGGCTTCAACCCATTATCGTGAACTTAAAATTTATGCCTTAGATACACCACATGTCCTAAACGCTGCTTGTGAGTTTGATACAGTTACCATGCAGCCGACATATCATTTGTTGCTGGGGGCAGTTGGTGTTTCCAATGCTTTTACGATAGCGAAAAATTTGGGCTTAGACAAAGATGTCATCAGTCTAGCGCAAACTTATTTATCAAATGAAGAACAGAATTTTGACCAAGCTTTGAGCAAAATTGAAGCTGAAGGCAGACAAACTAGACAGTTGCAGGTTGAGTTAGATACGAAGTTGCGTGACTTAGCAGTTGATAAGGCACAGGCTGAGCGTGAACGAAACAAATTGCAAGAACAGAGAAGCAAATTAAAAGCTGACTTGTTGCAAGAAAATCAACGAACTTACAAGCAAAAGCTCTCAGAAGTAGACAGTTTGCTGGCTGAATTGAAAGAGCTGTTACAAACTTGTCAGCGTGAAAAAGTGGCCTCACACAAAAATTCGCTCAAAGACGCAGTTGATTTGGCTAGCTTATTGAAGCAGGAAGTCAAGGGCGATTTGTCCAAATTGCAAGGAAAAATTCATGATCAGACTTTGCACAAATTATTCCAAGCGGATGAGAAATCTGACCAAGTTTTGCAAAATGTAAATGAAGTTGAACTTGGCGCTTATTATTTAGCACCTAAATTAAGCTTGCAAGGTCAAGCCCTGGCTGTCGATGCACATAAGAAGCAAGTTACATTGAAACACAAGAATATGCAGGTCAATGTACCAGTACAGGGATTAATTAAAATCAACAAGTTAGTTGAAACTGAAGTTGATCCAGCTGCTGATTTGAAAGTAAAGTATCGTTTGCCAAAGGGTAAAGCAGGCGCTAACAACGAAAATTATCGTAAATTGCAAGCAAATTCCGCCAAGAATCTACCGCTTGAACTCAATTTGATCGGCCAACGTTACAATGAAGCTGAGATGGCTTTGGAGCAATATGTTGATCAGGCTGTTTTAGGCGCTGCCAAAACAATCAGAGTTGTCCATGGTAAAGGTTCAGGTATTTTGCGGAAAATGGTTGAGAATTTCGCCAAACAGGACAAACGGGTGGAGAGTTATCGCTTGGGTGAGTTAGGCGAGGGTGACACAGGTGTTACAATTATCAGTTTACGTTGA
- a CDS encoding 6-phosphogluconolactonase produces MKVHVFKNEDAASLAASMLVCTQILKKPESVIALENNLDLQSTYDKLVAFYRAGSLSVGSAKFCLTSEYAKGQFAQTNYDKLKQKFADAVHLEASGLYDFNLQTENLAVAALNYEQTLNKLGGIDLGLLTVSETGNVLFNQANQDVYNDCHATELEYTVPAHGTDEQAKQTVHLPVLTFGMGTLMRINTLVVLAFGRTKAASVADLVRGKITPACPASFLQLHKQLILIVDEAAASLI; encoded by the coding sequence ATGAAAGTGCATGTCTTTAAAAATGAAGATGCTGCTTCTTTAGCAGCTTCAATGTTGGTTTGTACGCAAATTCTAAAAAAGCCAGAGTCGGTAATTGCTTTGGAAAACAATTTAGATCTGCAATCGACATATGATAAGCTTGTGGCTTTTTATCGAGCAGGTTCCCTCTCTGTGGGCAGTGCTAAATTTTGTTTAACAAGTGAATATGCCAAAGGCCAGTTTGCGCAGACCAATTACGATAAATTGAAGCAAAAATTTGCTGATGCGGTTCATTTGGAAGCAAGTGGTTTGTATGACTTTAATTTGCAGACTGAAAATTTGGCCGTGGCAGCTTTGAATTACGAGCAAACTTTGAATAAGTTAGGCGGCATCGATTTAGGCTTATTGACAGTGAGCGAGACAGGCAATGTCTTGTTCAATCAGGCCAATCAAGATGTGTACAATGATTGCCATGCTACTGAACTAGAATACACTGTACCAGCGCACGGTACAGATGAGCAAGCGAAACAGACTGTTCATTTGCCAGTTCTCACATTTGGCATGGGCACGTTGATGCGGATTAATACGTTAGTTGTATTAGCGTTTGGGCGAACCAAAGCAGCTAGTGTGGCTGATTTGGTTAGAGGAAAAATTACACCAGCTTGCCCAGCTAGCTTTTTACAATTGCATAAACAACTTATTCTAATTGTCGATGAAGCAGCCGCTTCCTTAATCTAA
- a CDS encoding flavodoxin, whose protein sequence is MATIKIVYWTGTGNTETMAEAIAEGVKAGGMEPEVVNVSDTTASECADLPYIMLGCPAMGNEELEESEFAPFFEELLPSLAHKKVALFGSYSWAVGEWMDTWTQTCLDNDVDVFDGHGLIAFDDPEDEDLAKCRDLGKRFAEAVK, encoded by the coding sequence ATGGCAACAATCAAGATTGTGTATTGGACAGGCACAGGCAATACTGAAACTATGGCAGAGGCGATTGCTGAGGGCGTAAAAGCTGGTGGCATGGAGCCAGAAGTTGTGAATGTCAGTGATACTACAGCTAGTGAATGTGCTGATTTACCATATATTATGTTAGGTTGCCCAGCTATGGGTAATGAGGAATTGGAAGAGTCTGAATTTGCGCCTTTCTTTGAGGAATTATTACCAAGTTTGGCTCACAAAAAAGTAGCTCTCTTCGGTTCTTATTCCTGGGCTGTAGGTGAGTGGATGGATACATGGACACAGACATGCTTAGACAATGATGTAGATGTGTTTGATGGTCATGGCTTGATTGCCTTTGATGATCCAGAAGATGAAGATTTGGCTAAGTGCCGTGATTTAGGCAAGCGCTTTGCCGAAGCTGTCAAGTAA